A genomic segment from Nicotiana sylvestris chromosome 1, ASM39365v2, whole genome shotgun sequence encodes:
- the LOC104238653 gene encoding (-)-camphene/tricyclene synthase, chloroplastic-like — translation MATSRRPPPNTCFPSFTPGKSSTISCHSKAEPPLNHSTISTNQSSSSDLNPIRRSGNYEPTTWDFEYIQSIHNDYVGEKYIKRFNKLKKEMKEKMMIMINEGSEELDKLELIDNLQRLGVSYHFNDEIMQILRSIYLNASSGDSLYATALKFRLLRQHGFHISQDILNDFKDEQGNLKQSLCKNIKGLLQLYEASFLSTETESTFLECANIFAKSHLQNYLNNQIYDEDDVTVTLVRHALELPLHWMMLRVETRWYINIYEKMPNANPLLLELAKLDFNIVQATHQEDLRNLSRWWKNSCLAQRLPFTRDRIVEAFLWIAGMMFEPQKNQLCRTLLTRVTAMATVIDDIYDVYGTLDELELFTRAVERMDLKAIDHLPDYMKVCYLALFNTLTEIAYEVLKEQGINIIPYLQKSWGDLCKAYLQEARWYYKGYIPTLEEYMDNAWISVGSLVIVFNAFFFVTNPITKEALEYLSKYPDIIRWSATIIRLADDLATTSDEMKRGDVAKSIQCYMNEKGVSEEDARKHISSLINETWKLINTAQRENSIFSEAFIRCGVNIARTGQSIYQYGDGHGIQNSMIENRNSELFFEPIKISVP, via the exons ATGGCTACCTCCAGAAGACCTCCACCTAATACCTGTTTTCCCTCTTTTACCCCTGGAAAATCATCAACAATATCCTGCCATTCTAAGGCTGAACCACCACTTAATCACTCTACTATTTCCACTAATCAGTCATCATCTTCAGATCTTAATCCCATTAGGCGTTCAGGGAATTACGAACCCACCACGTGGGATTTTGAATATATTCAGTCCATACACAATGATTATGTG GGAGAGAAGTATATCAAACGGTTTAACAAACTGAagaaggaaatgaaggagaagATGATGATAATGATTAATGAGGGATCAGAAGAATTAGATAAGTTGGAGCTAATTGATAATTTACAAAGGCTTGGAGTAAGTTACCACTTCAACGATGAAATCATGCAAATTTTGAGGAGCATATACCTAAATGCATCCTCAGGAGATTCATTATACGCCACAGCCTTGAAATTTAGACTCTTGAGACAACATGGTTTTCATATCTCTCAAG ATATATTGAACGATTTCAAGGATGAGCAGGGTAACCTCAAGCAAAGTCTCTGTAAAAATATAAAAGGGTTGTTACAATTATATGAAGCTTCATTTCTCTCTACCGAAACTGAAAGCACTTTTCTAGAGTGCGCCAATATATTTGCAAAATCTCATCTACAGAATTATCTGAACAATCAAATATATGATGAAGACGATGTGACAGTCACACTAGTGCGCCATGCCCTGGAACTTCCTTTGCATTGGATGATGTTGAGAGTTGAGACAAGGTGGTATATAAACATTTATGAGAAAATGCCAAATGCTAATCCTCTTCTGCTGGAACTTGCTAAGTTGGACTTCAACATTGTTCAAGCAACACACCAAGAAGATTTAAGAAATCTATCAAG GTGGTGGAAGAACTCATGCCTTGCACAAAGATTGCCATTTACGAGGGATAGAATTGTTGAAGCTTTCTTATGGATAGCGGGGATGATGTTTGAACCTCAAAAGAACCAGCTCTGCCGAACACTGTTGACAAGGGTCACTGCTATGGCTACAGTTATAGATGATATTTATGATGTCTATGGCACTCTTGATGAGTTGGAACTCTTCACTCGTGCTGTTGAAAG AATGGACCTAAAAGCGATTGACCATCTTCCAGACTATATGAAAGTATGTTACCTTGCACTCTTCAACACTCTCACTGAAATTGCCTATGAAGTACTCAAAGAGCAAGGGATCAACATCATACCCTACcttcaaaaatca TGGGGAGATTTGTGCAAAGCTTACTTACAAGAAGCAAGATGGTACTACAAAGGGTATATACCAACTCTGGAAGAATACATGGATAATGCATGGATTTCAGTTGGAAGTCTTGTTATAGTATTCAATGCATTCTTCTTTGTCACCAATCCAATTACCAAAGAGGCGCTGGAATACTTAAGCAAGTACCCTGACATTATTCGTTGGTCTGCTACAATTATTCGTCTTGCTGATGATTTAGCGACAACATCT GATGAAATGAAAAGAGGTGATGTTGCCAAGTCAATTCAATGTTACATGAATGAGAAGGGTGTTTCCGAAGAAGATGCAAGAAAACACATCAGTTCTTTGATAAATGAAACATGGAAACTGATCAACACGGCTCAACGGGAAAATTCAATATTTTCTGAAGCATTCATTAGATGTGGGGTAAATATTGCAAGAACGGGACAGAGCATTTACCAGTATGGAGATGGGCATGGAATTCAAAATTCTATGATTGAAAATCGCAATTCCGAATTATTTTTTGAGCCCATCAAAATTTCAGTTCCATAA
- the LOC138872924 gene encoding uncharacterized protein, with the protein MVISWLLNSLSKAAKKIWDELEERFGQSSGPQLYHIQKEISESTQGNLDIAGYYAKLKRMWDELDSLDICQHCTCDGSCGGKLKNYKSQQDSRLIQFLMGLNDTYAAPRSNLLLLSPLPSLNHTYSLLIRDEKQREVQISHHPAESAFVAAQ; encoded by the coding sequence ATGGTCATTTCTTGGCTATTAAACTCTCTTTCCAAGGCTGCCAAGAAAATCTGGGATGAGCTTGAAGAAAGGTTTGGTCAGAGTAGTGGACCACAACTTTATCACATACAAAAGGAGATCAGTGAGTCAACACAAGGAAATTTGGACATAGCAGGATATTATGCTAAGCTGAAAAGGATGTGGGATGAATTGGACAGTCTGGATATATGCCAACACTGTACCTGTGACGGTAGTTGTGGTGGTAAACTCAAAAACTACAAATCTCAACAGGATAGCAGATTAATTCAGTTCCTTATGGGACTGAATGACACTTATGCAGCACCTAGAAGCAATCTACTTCTGCTATCTCCTTTGCCTTCACTGAATCATACCTACTCCTTGCTTATTAGAGATGAGAAGCAAAGAGAAGTACAGATCTCTCATCATCCAGCTGAAAGTGCCTTTGTTGCAGCTCAATAG